In Gossypium hirsutum isolate 1008001.06 chromosome D06, Gossypium_hirsutum_v2.1, whole genome shotgun sequence, one genomic interval encodes:
- the LOC121218262 gene encoding dnaJ homolog subfamily B member 4 encodes MGVDYYNVLQVDRNATEDDLKKAYRKLAMKWHPDKNPNNKKEAEANFKRISEAYEVLSDPQRRAIYNQHGEEGLKDVPPPGSSGPSYGNGTGGPNGFNPRNAEDIFAEFFGSSPFGFGSTGPGRSSRFQSEGGKFGGGFGCTDNNFRSYNDTTAPRKPPPVESKLPCTLEELYTGSTRKMKISRTIVNASGRQAQESEILTIDVKPGWKKGTKITFPDKGNEQPNQLPADLVFVIDEKPHDLYKRDGNDLIVNNRVSLAEALGGTTINLTTLDGRNLSLSVTDIINPGYELVVAREGMPIAKEPGNRGDLKIKFDVKFPTRLTPEQQAGLKRALGG; translated from the exons ATGGGGGTGGATTATTATAATGTATTGCAAGTGGACAGGAATGCTACAGAGGATGATCTGAAAAAAGCATATAGGAAATTGGCAATGAAATGGCATCCTGACAAGAACCCAAACAACAAAAAAGAAGCTGAAGCCAATTTCAAACGGATCTCTGAGGCTTATGAG GTCTTGAGTGACCCTCAAAGAAGAGCAATTTACAATCAGCATGGTGAAGAAGGGTTGAAAGACGTGCCTCCACCAGGCAGCAGCGGACCATCCTATGGAAATGGCACTGGTGGGCCAAATGGATTCAACCCTAGGAATGCAGAGGATATCTTTGCCGAGTTCTTTGGAAGTAGTCCTTTCGGATTTGGGTCAACAGGACCAGGTAGGTCTTCAAGATTCCAATCTGAAGGAGGGAAGTTCGGAGGAGGATTCGGTTGCACTGACAATAATTTTCGAAGTTACAACGACACAACTGCACCTCGGAAACCGCCCCCGGTTGAGAGCAAATTGCCTTGCACCCTTGAAGAGCTGTATACTGGTTCAACAAGGAAGATGAAGATCTCAAGAACTATAGTTAATGCATCAGG GCGGCAAGCACAGGAATCGGAAATATTAACCATTGATGTGAAGCCAGGGTGGAAGAAAGGAACAAAGATTACTTTCCCAGATAAAGGAAATGAGCAGCCAAATCAGCTTCCAGCAGACCTTGTATTTGTAATCGATGAGAAACCCCATGATCTTTACAAAAGAGATGGAAATGATCTTATTGTCAACAACAGGGTGTCACTAGCAGAAGCACTAGGGGGCACTACGATAAATCTAACTACTCTTGATGGCCGTAACTTGTCATTGTCTGTAACCGACATTATCAACCCGGGTTATGAGCTTGTTGTTGCCAGGGAAGGAATGCCAATTGCAAAGGAGCCTGGTAATAGAGGTGATCTTAAGATCAAATTCGATGTGAAGTTCCCTACAAGGTTGACACCCGAGCAACAAGCTGGACTAAAACGCGCTTTAGGGGGTTGA